The following proteins are encoded in a genomic region of Thermococcus pacificus:
- a CDS encoding M48 family metallopeptidase, whose protein sequence is MAMLFIIACLEVLLAVIALAELGLKISLAALGAIALLYLWASTRDVGGNYTPLQRIEMPWLYDGIAEMARKAGLPMPRVYLLDDYIPTAFSFKNTIVLSLGLFEVLDPDEILAVAAHELGHIKSGDTKTFPILACGRYLMMGLTAVLIVLTRNAPMSMAALGLMGLYEVTRANFHKEREFRADETALRLLETPLSLKRALEELKYYEDLRAGIKHRALPSIEPTIERKQRTQIIETHPSYDERVLRILIEINRGNMLNHRME, encoded by the coding sequence ATGGCGATGCTGTTCATCATCGCGTGCCTTGAGGTCCTGTTGGCAGTTATAGCGCTCGCCGAGCTGGGCCTCAAAATCTCGCTGGCGGCCCTTGGAGCGATAGCGCTGCTCTACCTGTGGGCCTCCACCCGCGACGTTGGGGGCAACTACACCCCCCTCCAGAGGATTGAGATGCCGTGGCTCTACGATGGGATAGCGGAGATGGCGAGAAAGGCAGGGCTGCCAATGCCCAGAGTTTACCTCCTCGACGACTACATACCCACAGCATTCTCTTTCAAGAACACGATAGTTCTCTCCCTCGGCCTCTTTGAGGTTCTCGACCCAGACGAGATACTGGCCGTTGCAGCCCACGAGCTAGGCCACATAAAGAGCGGCGACACCAAGACGTTTCCGATCCTGGCCTGTGGAAGGTATCTCATGATGGGGCTCACCGCGGTGCTCATAGTTCTGACAAGGAACGCCCCGATGAGTATGGCTGCACTCGGCCTCATGGGGCTCTACGAGGTCACCAGGGCAAACTTCCACAAGGAGAGGGAGTTCCGGGCTGATGAGACGGCCCTCAGGCTTCTTGAAACCCCCTTGAGCCTCAAACGCGCGCTGGAAGAGCTCAAGTACTACGAAGACCTCCGCGCGGGCATAAAGCATCGTGCACTGCCGAGCATTGAACCCACCATAGAGAGGAAGCAGAGAACCCAGATTATCGAAACGCACCCGAGCTACGATGAGAGGGTATTGAGGATACTCATAGAGATAAATAGGGGCAACATGCTCAACCACCGCATGGAGTGA
- a CDS encoding BlaI/MecI/CopY family transcriptional regulator: MEPHEFKLTEEGIKAVLPPLEAEIMEHMWKVKVATAGQVYEYMKEKHPDIRRSTISILMNRLCERGLLKRSVDRGRGGMRYVYSITSTREEFEEKVVQSILDALMSNFKEATYAYLSKIKK; this comes from the coding sequence ATGGAGCCACACGAGTTCAAGCTCACCGAAGAGGGCATAAAGGCCGTCCTCCCCCCGCTCGAGGCCGAGATAATGGAGCACATGTGGAAAGTAAAAGTCGCCACCGCCGGCCAGGTCTACGAGTACATGAAGGAAAAGCACCCGGACATAAGGCGCTCCACCATAAGCATACTCATGAACAGGCTCTGCGAGAGGGGCCTGCTGAAGAGGAGCGTCGACAGGGGAAGGGGCGGCATGAGGTACGTATACAGCATAACATCCACGAGGGAGGAGTTCGAGGAGAAGGTCGTCCAGAGCATCCTCGATGCCCTGATGTCGAACTTTAAGGAGGCCACCTACGCCTATCTGTCCAAGATCAAGAAGTGA